The following are from one region of the Sphingobium sp. TKS genome:
- a CDS encoding sulfotransferase family protein, with translation MTFGFPDADALLAQYPLPDYLRDNVRPGLEQLLASMEEDRALNANGHARALHIIADDLSRLKAIADDRARYPNIANVEIRQPLFILGLPRCGTSFLHALMEGDPQIRTPLMWEVAEPSPPPEAATADTDPRIARFDEHLRAQLGGDADELLKAHPLGAKIPQECGSFMTTSFQSSNPCMFQHLPRFYDWFKGIDATFRYEVHKMWLQHLGWRHPGRHWVLKIQEHMYKLPALRHVYPDAIFIQPHRDPTTVIASISQLISVIRGPSYDRLDLHALGAEFLQLWWDGVKCCMDYRKAHPDLPIYDMRYKDLVADPVSTIRAAYHHFGWDFTPDSEKGILGWLRENPAGKHGPRSYTLADYGLTAEQVSDRFAEYIETYHAYL, from the coding sequence ATGACATTTGGATTTCCGGACGCGGACGCGCTGCTGGCGCAATATCCGCTGCCTGATTATTTACGGGACAATGTGCGGCCGGGGCTCGAACAACTGCTCGCCTCGATGGAGGAAGACCGGGCACTCAACGCCAATGGCCATGCCCGGGCGCTGCATATCATCGCCGATGACTTGTCCCGGCTGAAGGCGATCGCCGACGATCGGGCGCGCTATCCCAACATTGCCAATGTCGAAATCAGGCAGCCGCTTTTCATCCTCGGCCTGCCCCGGTGCGGCACCAGTTTCCTGCACGCCCTGATGGAAGGCGACCCGCAGATCCGCACGCCGCTGATGTGGGAAGTGGCCGAGCCATCGCCCCCGCCCGAAGCCGCAACCGCCGATACGGACCCGCGCATCGCCCGTTTCGACGAACATCTGCGCGCGCAACTGGGCGGTGATGCCGACGAATTGCTCAAAGCCCATCCGCTCGGCGCCAAGATCCCGCAAGAATGCGGATCGTTCATGACGACGTCGTTTCAGAGCAGCAATCCGTGCATGTTCCAGCATCTTCCCCGCTTCTACGACTGGTTCAAGGGCATCGACGCGACCTTTCGTTACGAGGTCCATAAGATGTGGCTTCAGCATCTGGGCTGGCGGCATCCCGGCAGGCATTGGGTGCTCAAGATTCAGGAGCATATGTATAAGCTCCCGGCGCTGCGCCACGTCTATCCCGATGCGATCTTCATCCAGCCGCATCGCGACCCGACCACCGTCATCGCCTCCATCTCCCAACTGATCAGCGTCATCCGTGGGCCCTCCTACGACCGGCTCGACCTGCATGCGCTGGGCGCCGAATTTCTGCAACTCTGGTGGGACGGGGTGAAGTGCTGCATGGATTACCGCAAGGCGCATCCGGACCTGCCGATTTACGACATGCGCTACAAGGATCTCGTTGCCGACCCGGTTTCGACCATCCGGGCCGCCTATCACCATTTCGGCTGGGATTTCACGCCGGACTCGGAAAAAGGCATTCTGGGCTGGCTGCGGGAGAATCCGGCGGGCAAGCATGGGCCGCGCAGCTATACGCTGGCCGATTATGGCCTGACCGCCGAACAGGTGAGCGACAGGTTCGCCGAATATATTGAGACCTACCATGCCTATCTCTAA
- a CDS encoding helix-turn-helix transcriptional regulator: MSIRPYDAARHAEGTRLDFIFPQEFETSLEAAKATVGARFEVRRFFWRERNEIVFTPPCSYFELTHFPSVGRYLASACDFCEQGEVRFYPAARPFQMHWQEREQRSLFCRIDIPAITGLPMELSDQQLRDTIDMRNPHVRALLLRAQQELVAPGLCSQLVLDSISVGLAAEMVQQFGPETQAEFTSRRTFDQRYLAGLVAHIREQPGRVEIGQLAAERGISVRHYERLFRAATGESPAAFCRRHMLALAKDLLMDRSLLVKEIAYRCGFANTASFSVAFRQMEGCSPQQFRDRLLIH; the protein is encoded by the coding sequence ATGTCGATAAGACCTTATGACGCTGCCCGTCATGCTGAGGGCACAAGACTGGACTTCATATTCCCGCAGGAATTCGAAACGTCTCTCGAAGCGGCCAAGGCTACAGTTGGTGCCCGCTTTGAAGTCCGGCGGTTTTTCTGGCGGGAACGGAACGAGATCGTCTTCACGCCGCCGTGCAGCTATTTCGAATTGACCCACTTCCCGTCCGTGGGTCGTTATCTCGCTTCTGCCTGCGACTTTTGCGAGCAGGGCGAAGTGCGCTTTTATCCGGCCGCGCGTCCGTTCCAAATGCATTGGCAGGAACGCGAGCAAAGATCGCTATTTTGCAGAATAGATATTCCCGCGATTACCGGATTGCCGATGGAACTTTCCGATCAACAACTGCGCGACACCATAGACATGCGCAATCCCCACGTCAGGGCGCTGCTTCTAAGGGCGCAGCAGGAACTGGTGGCGCCGGGGCTGTGTTCGCAACTCGTTCTGGATTCGATCAGCGTCGGGCTTGCAGCCGAAATGGTGCAGCAATTCGGCCCGGAAACGCAAGCCGAATTCACCAGTCGCCGGACGTTCGACCAGCGCTATCTGGCCGGCCTTGTCGCACATATCCGGGAGCAGCCCGGCAGGGTCGAGATCGGGCAGTTGGCGGCGGAACGCGGCATCAGCGTCCGTCATTATGAACGCCTGTTCCGCGCCGCGACGGGCGAAAGTCCCGCAGCCTTTTGTCGCCGTCATATGCTGGCTCTGGCAAAGGACTTGCTGATGGACCGATCGCTTCTGGTCAAGGAGATCGCCTATCGCTGCGGTTTTGCCAATACGGCAAGTTTCAGTGTGGCCTTCCGCCAGATGGAGGGCTGTTCGCCGCAGCAGTTCCGCGACCGGCTTTTGATCCACTGA
- the cysD gene encoding sulfate adenylyltransferase subunit CysD, with amino-acid sequence MIKEPRIGLTHLQRLEAESIHILREVVAEAEKPVMLYSVGKDSAVMLHLARKAFYPSPPPFPLLHVDTTWKFQAMYDLRDRMARESGMELLVYHNPEAQERGINPFDHGALHTDMWKTEGLKQALDLYGFDAAFGGARRDEEKSRAKERIFSFRTASHGWDPKNQRPELWNLYNAKKNKGESIRIFPISNWTELDIWQYIHLNDVPIVPLYFAQERPTVERDGMLLMVDDERFPLKAGEEPVMRSIRFRTLGCYPLTGAVESKAKTLPEVIQETLLTTTSERQGRAIDKDAGGAGMEKKKQEGYF; translated from the coding sequence ATGATCAAAGAGCCACGGATAGGGCTGACGCATCTCCAGCGCCTGGAGGCGGAGAGCATCCATATATTGCGGGAGGTCGTTGCGGAGGCCGAAAAGCCCGTCATGCTGTATTCCGTGGGCAAGGATTCGGCGGTGATGCTGCATCTGGCGCGCAAGGCCTTCTACCCCTCGCCGCCGCCCTTTCCGCTGCTGCATGTCGACACGACGTGGAAGTTCCAGGCGATGTACGATCTGCGCGACCGGATGGCGCGGGAATCGGGGATGGAACTGCTGGTCTATCACAACCCCGAAGCGCAGGAGCGCGGGATCAACCCGTTCGATCATGGCGCGCTGCACACGGACATGTGGAAGACGGAAGGCCTGAAGCAGGCGCTCGACCTCTATGGCTTCGACGCGGCGTTCGGCGGCGCGCGGCGCGACGAGGAGAAGAGCCGGGCGAAGGAGCGCATCTTCTCCTTCCGCACCGCCAGCCACGGCTGGGACCCCAAGAACCAGCGGCCGGAGCTGTGGAACCTCTACAACGCCAAGAAGAACAAGGGCGAGAGCATCCGCATCTTCCCGATCAGCAACTGGACCGAGCTGGACATCTGGCAATATATCCATCTGAACGACGTGCCCATCGTGCCGCTCTATTTCGCGCAGGAGCGCCCGACCGTGGAGCGCGACGGCATGCTGCTGATGGTCGATGACGAACGCTTCCCGCTGAAGGCTGGAGAGGAGCCGGTGATGCGCTCCATCCGGTTCCGGACATTGGGCTGCTATCCGCTGACCGGCGCGGTCGAGAGCAAGGCGAAGACGTTGCCGGAAGTCATCCAGGAAACGCTGCTCACCACCACATCGGAACGGCAGGGCCGCGCCATCGACAAGGATGCCGGCGGCGCCGGCATGGAGAAGAAGAAGCAGGAAGGGTATTTCTGA
- the cysN gene encoding sulfate adenylyltransferase subunit CysN gives MTDTLDEPIYKTDALIAEDIDQYLQVHEHKTMLRFITCGSVDDGKSTLIGRLLYDSKMIFEDQLAALEADSKRVGTQGQEIDFALLVDGLAAEREQGITIDVAYRFFATEKRKFIVADTPGHEQYTRNMVTGASTADLAVILIDARKGVLTQTRRHSYLAHLIGIRNIVLAINKMDLVDYDQAVYDGIVKDYTEFAHSIGIMAFTAMPISGFKGDNITGPSANTPWYKGPALIEHLETVEVDQVSDQAKPFRMAVQWVNRPNLDFRGFSGQIATGTVRKGDAIRVLPSGKTSTISRIVTLGGDLDEAIAGQSVTLCFADEIDCSRGDVIAASDNPPQAADQFEATIVWMADEEMLPGRPYWLKIGTQTVTATVQHPKYQVNVNTMEHLAAKTLELNAIGVANLSTDKQIVFEPYETNRTLGGFILIDKITNATVAAGMLHFSLRRAQNVHWQATDVSRDFHAGLKNQKPAVLWFTGLSGAGKSTIANLVEKKLARMNRHTFLLDGDNVRHGLNKDLGFTDADRVENIRRVGEVAKLMTDAGLIVITAFISPFRAEREMVRQMMQPGEFVEVHIDTPLAEAEARDVKGLYKKARTGQLKNFTGIDSPYEAPEDPEIRVDTTAMTAEEAADAIVARLIP, from the coding sequence ATGACCGACACGCTCGACGAACCTATCTACAAGACCGATGCCCTCATTGCCGAGGACATCGACCAGTATCTGCAGGTGCATGAGCACAAGACGATGCTGCGCTTCATCACCTGCGGATCGGTGGACGACGGCAAGTCGACGCTGATCGGCCGCCTGCTCTACGACAGCAAGATGATCTTCGAGGATCAGCTCGCCGCGCTGGAGGCGGACTCCAAGCGCGTCGGCACCCAGGGGCAGGAAATCGACTTCGCTCTGCTGGTCGACGGCCTTGCCGCCGAGCGCGAACAGGGCATCACCATCGACGTCGCCTATCGCTTCTTCGCCACCGAAAAGCGCAAGTTCATCGTCGCCGACACGCCGGGGCATGAACAATATACGCGCAACATGGTGACCGGCGCGTCCACCGCCGACCTTGCCGTCATCCTGATCGACGCGCGCAAGGGCGTGCTGACGCAAACCCGCCGCCACAGCTATCTGGCGCATCTGATCGGCATCAGGAATATCGTCCTCGCCATCAACAAGATGGACCTGGTCGACTATGACCAGGCGGTCTATGACGGCATCGTCAAGGATTATACCGAGTTCGCCCACTCGATCGGCATCATGGCCTTCACGGCCATGCCCATTTCCGGCTTCAAGGGCGACAATATCACCGGCCCGTCGGCCAACACCCCCTGGTACAAGGGGCCCGCGCTGATCGAGCATCTGGAGACCGTCGAGGTCGATCAGGTCTCCGATCAGGCAAAGCCCTTCCGCATGGCGGTGCAGTGGGTCAATCGCCCGAACCTCGACTTCCGCGGCTTTTCCGGCCAGATCGCGACCGGCACGGTGCGCAAGGGCGATGCGATCCGCGTCCTGCCCTCCGGCAAGACCAGCACGATCAGCCGCATCGTCACGCTGGGTGGCGATCTGGACGAAGCGATCGCCGGTCAGTCGGTGACATTGTGCTTCGCCGATGAGATCGACTGTTCGCGCGGCGACGTGATCGCGGCGTCGGACAATCCGCCCCAGGCCGCCGACCAGTTCGAAGCGACCATCGTCTGGATGGCGGACGAAGAAATGCTGCCCGGCCGCCCCTATTGGCTGAAGATCGGCACCCAGACCGTCACCGCCACGGTCCAGCACCCCAAATATCAGGTCAACGTCAACACGATGGAGCATCTGGCGGCGAAAACGCTGGAGCTGAACGCCATCGGCGTCGCCAACCTGTCGACCGACAAGCAGATCGTGTTCGAACCCTATGAGACGAACCGCACGCTGGGCGGCTTCATTCTGATCGACAAGATCACCAACGCCACGGTGGCGGCGGGGATGCTGCACTTCTCGCTGCGGCGGGCGCAGAATGTCCATTGGCAGGCGACCGATGTCAGCCGCGATTTCCATGCGGGCCTCAAGAACCAGAAGCCGGCCGTGCTGTGGTTCACCGGGCTTTCGGGCGCGGGCAAGTCGACCATCGCCAACCTTGTCGAGAAGAAGCTGGCGCGGATGAACCGCCATACCTTCCTGCTCGACGGCGACAATGTGCGTCATGGGCTGAACAAGGATCTGGGCTTTACCGATGCCGACCGGGTGGAGAATATCCGCCGCGTGGGCGAAGTCGCCAAGCTGATGACCGATGCGGGGCTGATCGTCATCACCGCCTTCATCTCGCCCTTCCGCGCCGAGCGCGAGATGGTGCGGCAGATGATGCAGCCGGGCGAGTTTGTCGAAGTGCATATCGACACGCCGCTGGCCGAGGCCGAAGCACGTGACGTCAAGGGCCTTTACAAGAAGGCGCGCACGGGTCAGCTCAAGAACTTCACCGGCATCGACAGCCCCTATGAAGCGCCGGAAGATCCGGAGATCCGCGTCGACACCACCGCCATGACGGCGGAAGAAGCGGCCGATGCCATCGTTGCGAGGCTGATCCCATGA
- a CDS encoding 3'(2'),5'-bisphosphate nucleotidase CysQ: MSAAVENMTDADLAAHLAEIAGRILIDVRESGLFSPKALGKAGDQTANQFLCHALREVRPQDGLLSEEEKDNADRLAMSRVWIVDPVDGTREYGEERSDWAVHVGLALDGQPAIGAVALPGLDGGTLLRSDQPVTVPPAPDRLRMVISRTRPAAEAVAVAERLGAELVPMGSAGAKAMAVILGQADIYLHSGGQYEWDSMAPVAVAVAHGLHCSRIDGSPLVYNRQDVYLPDLLICRKEHAGQILELIAEVTQVAD; the protein is encoded by the coding sequence ATGAGCGCGGCGGTGGAAAACATGACCGACGCCGATCTCGCCGCCCATCTGGCGGAGATTGCCGGGCGCATCCTGATCGATGTGCGGGAAAGCGGCCTGTTCAGCCCCAAGGCGCTGGGCAAGGCGGGGGACCAGACGGCGAACCAGTTCCTGTGCCACGCCCTGCGCGAGGTCAGGCCGCAGGACGGCCTGCTCTCCGAGGAGGAGAAGGACAATGCCGACCGGCTCGCCATGAGCCGGGTGTGGATCGTCGATCCGGTGGACGGCACCCGCGAATATGGCGAGGAGCGGAGCGATTGGGCGGTGCATGTGGGTCTGGCCCTCGACGGGCAGCCTGCCATAGGCGCAGTCGCACTGCCGGGTCTGGATGGCGGCACGCTATTGCGCTCCGACCAGCCGGTCACCGTGCCGCCTGCCCCGGACAGGCTGCGCATGGTGATCAGCCGCACCCGCCCCGCCGCCGAGGCGGTCGCGGTCGCGGAACGGCTGGGGGCGGAGCTGGTCCCCATGGGCAGCGCCGGCGCCAAGGCGATGGCGGTCATCCTGGGCCAGGCCGATATCTATCTGCACTCGGGCGGGCAATATGAATGGGACAGCATGGCCCCGGTCGCGGTCGCGGTCGCCCATGGCCTCCACTGCTCGCGGATCGACGGCTCGCCGCTCGTCTACAATAGACAAGACGTCTACCTCCCCGACCTTCTCATCTGCCGCAAGGAGCATGCGGGGCAGATTCTCGAACTGATCGCGGAGGTCACGCAGGTCGCCGACTGA